CCTGACGGGCGTCCGCATCGCTTTCCAGTGTCTCCGCGCGCGGCGTCCTAAAATCGGTCGATGGCACATCCGCACTTCCATTGCAGCGTCACCGTCGAGCCGATCGCGGACCAGACCTTCCCGGACCGCAACGAGTTCGCGTACGGCTACACCATCACGATCGAGAACCGGGGCGACGTCAGCGCCCAGTTGATCGGCCGTCACTGGACCATCGTGGACGGCAACGGCAAGGAACAGGAAGTGCACGGGCTGGCCGTCGTCGGCCACCAGCCGCTGCTGCAGCCGGGCGAACGCTTCCAGTACAGCTCCTGGGCGCAGATCGCGACCCGCCACGGCACGATGAGCGGCCGCTTCCTGTGCGTCACGGACAAGGCCGAGGTCTTCCACGCCGACGTGCCCGAGTTCCTGCTGGCCGACTCCGGCTCCCTGCATTGATGTTCCGTCGCCAGGGTTGGGACCTCACGGCACTGCTCAACGCGGCGCAGGCGGCGCATCCGCAGGCACCGCTCGCCGAGCGCAACCTCTGGCTGGTGCGGTTGATCGAGTGGCTGCGGCACGCGCCCATCAAGGACGACCGGGCCCCGGCGCCAGCAGCGGCAGCGTCGACACCCGCCGATGAAGCGGCGCCGCCCGCGGCACCCGCGGCGACGCCTTCGGCCCCGCTGCCGATCCGGCGCCTCAAGTACCTGCTCCGCATGCTGGAGCGTCATCCCGAACACGCGATGGCCTTCGCCGAAGTCATCGCCAGCGTCTGGGCGGACGTGGACGCGATCAGCCTGTTCGCGGAGGTCGGCTTCGCGCCGCGCATGGCGCTGTGGAACGAGTTCCTCGGCCGCCTGCGCCGTCGGCTGCTGCCGCTGAGCGCGGACACCAGGGACCTGTCCGAACTCTTCGAACTGCTGTTCCCGCACGAGGCCGACGAGCAGTGGATCAACGCCGTCGACGACGAACTGCTGCAGCGGCTGGGCCTGCTCTTCGCCGGCGCGCCCGAGGGCGACTGGCGCGAGGAGATGCGCGCCGCGATCACGGTGCTGGTGAGCTCGGTGCGCTCGGCCGGACTGTCCGGCGCGCTGCGCGTGCGCATGGATCCGCAGCTGCTGGCGAAGCGCCCGTTCCGCAACCTCGCGACGGCGTGGGAGCAGGTGGAACACGCGCTCGTCGAACACGACCGCGCCGCCCTGCCCGGCCTGCTGCAGTACCTGCGCGGCCTGCTCGACGAATGCCGCGCGGCGGTGCGCTCGGTGCCGGACCACCTGGAGGAACACGGCGTCTCGGTGGACCTGATGTTCGGCGTCGAGCAGATGCAGGCGCGGCTGCGCCGCGTCGAGGACCTGCTCGCGGTGCTGCTCGCGGATCACCCGGAGCGCGAGCTGCTGCGACTGGTCGCCAGCCTGGTGGCGGTCGTGCACGAGCGGCGCAGCATCCGCACGCTGTTCGCGCGGCACTACTCGCTGCTGGCGCGCAAGGTCGCCGAACGCAGCGCCGAGACCGGCGAGCACTACATCACCCGCAACCGCGAGGAGTACGGCGACATGCTGCGCCGCGCCGGCGGCGGCGGGCTGGTGATCGCGGGCACGACCTTCATGAAGTTCGCGATCATGGCGGTGGGGCTGTCCGCGTTCTGGGGCGGCTTCTGGGCGGGCGTGAACTACGCGGCCAGCTTCGTGCTCATCCTGCTGCTGCACTGGACCGTGGCCACCAAGCAGCCGGCGATGACCGCGCCGGCGCTGGCCGACAAGCTCCGCCACATCGACAGCGACGCGGGCCTGCAGGCCTTCGTGGACGAGGTGGCGCACCTGTTCCGGTCGCAGACGGCGGGGATCATCGGCAACCTCGCGCTGGCGGCGCCGATGGTGCTCGTCGTGCAGCTGGCGGCATGGCTGAGCTTCGGCAAGCCGCTGGTCGGCGTGAAGGAGGCCGAGCACGTGCTGCATTCGCTGACGGTGCTCGGACCCTCGCTGTTCTTCGCGGCCTTCACCGGCGTGCTGCTGTTCGCGTCCAGCCTGATCGCGGGCTGGGTCGAGAACTGGTTCGTCTTCCACCGGCTGGACAGCGCGATCGCGTGGAACCCGCGCATCGTCGCGCGCCTGGGCGCGAGCCGCGCGGGACGCTGGTCCCGCTGGTGGCGCGACAACATCTCGGGGCTCACCGCCAACATCAGCCTGGGCCTGATGCTCGGGCTGGTGCCGGCGCTGCTGGGCTTCTTTGGCCTGCCGATCGAAGTCCGCCACGTGACGCTGTCGACCGGTCAACTGGCCGCCGCGGCCGGGGCGCTGGGGCTCGATGTCCTCAAGCACTGGCCGTTCTGGCTCTGCGTGATCAGCATCCTCGGCACCGGCGTGCTGAACGTGGGCGTCAGCTTCTTCCTGGCGTTCAAGGTGGCGCTGCGCTCGCGCGGCATCCGGCTCGCCGATCAGAAGCGCGTGCGCGGGGCGATCTGGGCGCGGATGCGCCGCCAGCCGATGAGCTTCCTGGTGCCGCCGAAGGGGTGAGACTGGGGGAAAGGCCGGGCGCGCGGGCGTCTGGCCGCTGCGTCGCTCAGGTGGCGTCGCGGTCGTCGGGTCGCTCGCCGCCCTTGCGGCCGGAGAACATCGTCCACCAGACGATGAAGACGAGCAGCGCGAGGGCGCCGAGCGCCTCCAGCAAAATCACGCCCATGATTCGTGGTCCGATCCGTTGCAGAACTCGCCGCTGGAGCGCGGCGCTGGCGATTCTAGGCGCGCTGGGCGCCTTCTCCGCGGGCCTCGCTCCCTCCCCTGCGACCGCTGCCGGATTGCCGATCGATCCCGAGAGACTGCTCAACGGCGAGGACGACACCGCCGGCCGCCACGTGCTGCAACGCGAGCGCGCCCGCTGGGTCGCCGCGGCGTGGAACGAGCTGCCGGGCTGGGGCCAGGACCGCGCGCTGGAATGGTGGCCCGCGATGCTGCGCGGCTGCGAGAAGCCGATGCCGGGCTGGGCCTCGATCTGCGCGCAGGCGCGGACCTTCAAGCCCGGCGGCGACTGGGACGCGATGGTCTGGCTGATGAAGCGCCTCCAGCCGTATCGCGTCGAGTCGCACGAGGGGCAGCGCGAAGGCGTGGCGACCGGGTATTACGAACCGGAGCTCGCGGCCCGCCGGCAGTCGCAGGGCGAGTTCCGCGTGCCGCTGCTGGCGCCGCCGCAAGACCTGGCACAGCGCAAGCCTTACGACACGCGCCAGCAGATCGAGAGCAACGCGTCGCTGTCGCGGCTCAGCCTGGCGTGGGTGCAGGACCCGCTGGATGCGCTGGTGATGCAGATCCAGGGCAGCGGCCGGCTGCGCGTGACCGAGCGCGACGGCAGGAGCCGCTGGGTGCGGCTGTCCTTCGCGGCCCACAACGAGCAGCCCTACCGGTCGATGGGCCAGTGGCTGATCGCCCAGGGCGAGCTGCGGGCGACGGAGGCCTCGTGGCCGGGCATCAAGGACTGGGGACGGCGCAATCCGCAGCGGCTCAAGGAGGCGATGTGGGCCAACCCGCGCTACGTCTTCTTCCGCGAGGAGCCGCTGCCCGATCTCGCGGTCGGACCGCGCGGGGGTCAGGGCGTGCCTCTGACGCCGGGGCGGTCGATCGCCGTGGACAAGGCGAGCATCCCCTACGGCACGCCGGTGTGGCTGGACACGACCGAGCCGCTGTCGACCACGCCGATGCGACGGCTCGTGATGGCGCAGGACACCGGCACGGCGATCGTCGGCGCGGTGCGGGCGGACTACTTCTGGGGCTGGGGCGAGGCGGCCGAGACGCAGGCCGGCCGCATGAAGCAGCCGCTGCGGCTGTGGGTGCTGTGGCCGAAGGGGCTCACTCGGTGACCTGGACACCCTTCCAGAAGGCGACGCGGTCCTTGATCTCGGCGGCGGCCTCGGAGGGTTCCGGGTAATACCAGACGGCGTCCGGGTTCATGTCGCCGTGGACCATCAGGCTAAAGTAGTGCGCCTGGCCCTTCCACGGGCAGGACGTGCGGTGATTGCTGAACGTGGTGAACTCGCGCTTCAGCGAGGCGACGGGGAAGTAATGATTTCCCTCGACCACCACGGTGTCGTCGCTTTCGGCGATGACTTCGCCGTTCCAGATTGCCTTCATTCCAACTCCTCGTGCTCAAACGTTATTTCGCCCATCGGGGCAAGGACATCTTCGTCACCGCCGGCTCCGCGAGAGACCTCGCGCCCGGCAGTTTCGGGATCTGTGCGATCGGGGGCGGCGCGGAAGGCTGGTCCGTCGTCCACGTCGGCCCGGACGGCGACGCCGCCGACCTCGGCGGGGAGTACTACTTTGCCACCTCCGAGGAAGCCCTGGCGTTCCTGAAGGAACTGATCGACCTCATGGTGGATGGCGGCGAGCCGGAAGGGCTCCAGGAGGACTGAATCCTCCCGTGAGGCGATTAGACGGCTTAATCGCATCAAATTTGAGGCGATTAGAGGGGCTAATCGCCTCACAGGATGAGGCGATTAGGACCTGGGCCCGGGGAACAGTCTTCACAACGGCTTCAGATCCTCCCCCACCACGCGCACCAGCAGGCCCTTGCCTTCGGGCGTCACGCGGAACTCGCCGTACTTCGCCGGCTGCCAGCGTTCGACCTCGCCTTCCTTGAAGAACCAGGCGTCGGAGACGAAGGTCCACTGGCCGCCCTTGGGGGCCAGCTCCAGCACCTGCGCGCCGGCCGGCACCGCCTCTCCGGGCGCGAGCAGCTTCGGCGAATGTGCGATGCCGCGCTCATCGAGCAGCACGGCGATGCGCGGACGCGCGCCCCAGAGCAGTGAAGCGTCCGGGTCGGAGCGGGAACGCCAGCCCACGCTCGGCAGGTCGTAGTTCAGGCGCATGTAGTCGCCCTGCATCAGCGAACGCGGATCGACCGGCGCCAGCTTCACGAAGACCGGTCGCCCCTCCGCGATGAGTTGCTCCCGACTGGCGATCAGGACGTTCACCAGGACGAGTGCCACCGCGCCCGCGCCGAGCAACAACCCGGCCCCACGACGCAACGCGAGCGTGGGCCGCGTGCCCCCATCGGATGAAGGCGCCGTCGGATGCCACGCCAGCCAGCGGACCCACGCGGCGAGCGCCGCGCCCATCACGACCAGCGCCAGCGACTTGTGCGCGAGCGGCAGTTGCCACTCGTAGTACAGCGCGCCGATCGCCCACACCGCCGCCACGCCGGCGAGCGCGGCCAGGCGCCAGCGCCGGGTCGACGCCATCAGCGCCAGCACCAGCAGGATCCCGCCGAGCGCGGGCATCAACGCGGAAAGCGCCGCCAGCACCAGCAACGGCGGCAACAGCTTCGCAGATCCGGTGGGGCGCCAGCGGCGCAGCAGCCACCACGCACCCGCCAACGCGAACAGCACCGACAAGGTCCGGCTCGCGCCGAGCAGGAACATGCGGGCGCTCGTCAGTTCGGTAGTGACGACGCGCATGAAGCCGCCGACCGAGAACGCGCCGACCGCCGTGAACGACCAGCCCGCCGCCACCGCATGCATCACCAGCACGGCGACCCACCAGCCCTTCAGCGCGGATTCGAGCGCCGCCGCCGCCGACGCGGTGCGCGCCTCACGTCCCAGACGTTCCTGCAGCGCCCACAGCAGCACGCCTTCCACCAGCAGCAGCGCGGCCGCCGCCAGCGACAGACCGCCGTCGTGCTCGTACCAGGCCCTGGGCGCGAGGCCCTCGATCGCCAGGTGCCCGAGATACCCCGCCAGCGCCGCCATGCCGACACCGAGCAATCCCCGCAGCCATCCCTGCTTCAGCAGCACGATCAGCGCCGCGCCAATCGCCAGGCCGATCCACGCCGCGCCGGCATGCGGGAGGTCGCGTTGCAGACCGTAGCCGAGGCACACGAGACCCGTCGGCAACAACGGCACCGCCGCCTGCTCCAGGAACAGCGGAATTGCCCGCGCACGCAGCAGCACGACGGACAGCGCGATCAGGGCGATGCCTTCGATGTACGGCATCGGGCCGCGATCCCAGTCGCCCCCGAACAGCATCGCGAACAGGAAGAGGAACGGCGGCACCGCCAGCCAGGCGCCCAACGCCGTCAGCAGCACCACCGGCCAGGGGCGCTCCGGCACATCGGCCTCGGCGGGAACCAAACCCTCGGCGCGCGCTTGCGCCTTCCAGTCCTGGCTGCTCATGCCCGCACCTCCAGCGCGCGCATGCGCCGCATGATCAGACTCACGCTGGCCGCCAGCAACCCGCAGGCCACGAGGCCGATGAGGAAGACGCCGCCGATGTCGCCCTTCGCATCGATGACCACGCGAGCGAGTCCGACGACCAGCAGCGTGTCGACCGCGAGCGCCAGCGCGCTCATCGCATAGACCTCGCCGCGTCGCCACGCCAGCACGAGGCCCACGCCCATCACGCCGAGTCCGAGGGAGTACTGCGGCGCCACGTCCTTCGTGAACAGCCCGCCCAGCGCCGTCCCCGAGATCGCGATCACCGAGGCCAGCACCGCCACCCGCCACGCCCAGGGCTGCGTGGCCGCATCAGGGCGCATCGCCAGCCCGACGCACAGCACGCCGTACGCGACGAAGCCGATCGCGTGCACCGGCACCGTGGACGCATCGAAGCGCCACGAATGTCCGCCGAAGGTTTCCATCCACAGTCCGATCCCGGTCGCGACCACGAGCGCCCAGGGCGTCCACGCGAGGTCCGAGCGCGACGCCCACGCGATCGGCAGCCCCAGCGCGGCCCAGAGCGCGAAGAGCTGCCAGGGATCCGCCCCGGTCTGGTAGGTCTGTCCGAAGAACGCCAGCAGCCCGCCCAGCGTCAGGAAGGCCACCAGCGCCAGCGGCGCGCGCCATGGCCGGAGCACCGCCGCCGCGATCAGGTTGACCGCGAGCACCGCCTGCAGCAAGCCGAAGCGCATGACGCGGCCGAAGTCGTCCCAGTTCGCCGCGACCCACAGGATCAGCCCGAACCCGATCAACCCTGCCGCCAGCGCGCCCGCGCCGCGGCGCAGCGGCGTCCACGGATCGCCCGGCGGATCATCGACACCGCTGAGCGCCCGCAAGCGGCGTGCGCTGGTCGCATCCAGGCCCTGGCGGGCCGTCCATTGGTACAACTGCTCGTGCAGACTCACGGGTTCCTCCCTCAGGATGCGACCGCCCACGGGCGTCGCCGGTGATGTTCTTCGAGGGGGCCGATTCTTCCTCATCCTTCGCTTCTTCCTCTTTCGGCACTGGGAGTTCCACATGGGACAGATGATCGACTTCACCCGCCCTGACGGCGGCACCACCGCCGGCTACCTGGCCAGCGCCGGCGACGGCGCGCCCGGCATGATCCTCATCCAGGAATGGTGGGGGCTCAAACCCCACATCAAGGAGATCGCCGAGCGCCTGGCCTCCGCCGGCATCACGACGCTGGCGCCCGACCTGTACCGCGGCCGCATCGCCACCACCGCCGACGAGGCCAGCCACATGATGGACGGCCTGGACTTCGTCGACGCCACCACGCAGGACCTGCAGGGCGCGCTGACCCACCTGCGCGAGCATCTCGGCTGCGGCCAGGTCGGCGTGATGGGCTATTGCATGGGCGGCGCGCTGACCATCCTCGCGGGCGTGAACCTCAAGGACCTGCAGGCGGCGGTCTGCTACTACGGCATCCCGCCGAGCGAGTTCGCCGATCCGGCGAAGATAGCCGCGCCCTTCCTCGGCCACTTCGCCACCCGCGACGACTGGTGCACGCCGGAGAAGGTCGACGAACTGGAAGCCCGCATGAAGTCCGCAGGCAAGCACCCGGTCATCCATCGCTACGTCGCGGACCACGCCTTCTCCAACAAGACCCGCCCCGAGGTCTACGACGAAGCGGCCGCCGAGCTCGCCTGGTCGCGCACCCTGGACTTCCTCAAGCAACACCTCGCCTGATCACCGGAATAGCCGAACCCATGACCTGCCATCGCCGCCGCCTCCTTCCCACCGCCGCCGCTGTCTGGGCGCTGATCGCTTCATCCGCCTTCGCACAGACCACGCCGGCCTCGGGGCCGGCGTCGGCGACGGCGCGCGCCGCCTCGGAGACCGCGCCGCCGCCGCTGGATCCGCGCGTCGCGCCGCTGCTCGCGGACATTTCCGCCGAGCGCATCGAATCGACCATCCGCAAGCTCGCCGCCTTCGGCACGCGCCACACGGCGTCGGACACGAAGAGCGACACGCGCGGCATCGGCGCGGCGCGGCGCTGGATCGAGCGGCAGCTGAAGGACTGCAGCGCGAAGACCGGCGGCCGGCTGCAGGTCACGATGGACGCCTTCATCGAGCCGGCGGGCAACCGCCTCTCGGCGCCGACGGAGCTGGTGAACGTCGTGGCCACGCTGCCCGGCGCGTCGGCCGGCACGCCGCGTGAACGCATCCTCGTGGTGAGCGGGCATTACGACTCGCGCAACAGCGACGTGATGGACGCGCAGGGCGAAGCGCCCGGCGCCAACGACGACGCCTCCGGCACGGCGGCTGTCATGGAGATGGCCTGCGCCGCGGCCAGGCAGCGCTTCGACGCGACGCTCGTGTTCATGGCGGTTCCCGGCGAGGAGCAGGGCCTGCTCGGCGCCCGCCACTGGGCCCGTCGAGCGCGTGCGCAGGGGCTGAACGTCGAAGGCATGATCACCAACGACATCGTCGGCAGCTCGCGCGGCGACAAGGGCGAGCACGATCCGAAGCGCCTGCGCCTGTTCGCCGACGGCTTCGATCCGCTGCTGCGCCTGCTGGTCAACGCGAACGCGAACAGCCCTGCCAACGAGGACGAGGTCAAGACGAACGCGGCGATCCGCGCGCAGCTGCAACCGCTGGCGGTGGCCGGCGGCGGCGAGGAGCTGCCGACGCAGCAGTTCGGCCGTCACCTGAAGGCCGAGGGCGAGCGCTACCTGCCGGGCTTCCGCATCGACCTGATCCAGCGTCGCGACCGCTACCTGCGCGGCGGCGATCACCTGCCCTTCCTGGAGCGCGGCTACGCGGCGGTGCGTTTCTCCGAGCCCTTCGAGGACTTCCGCCACCAGCACCAGAACCTGCGCACCGAGGGCGGCGTCGTCTACGGCGACCTGCCGGAGTTCGTCGACTTCGGCTACGTGGCCGACGTGGCGCGCGTGAACCTCGCAGGCCTGGCGACCTTGGCCTGGGCGCCGTCGCCGGTGAAGGGCGCGCGCATCGACGCGCGCGAGCTGACCAACGACACGACGCTGCTGTGGACCGCGAACGTCGATCCGGAGCTGGCGGGTTATCGCGTCGTCTGGCGCCGCAGCGAATCGCAGGCGTGGGAAGGGGCGAAGGACGTGGGCGACGTCACCAAGGTCACGCTGCCGCTGTCCAAGGACAACCTGATCTTCGGCGTGCAGGCCGTGTCGAAATCAGGGCACGCGAGCCTGGCGAGTTACCCGTTGCCGCTGGCGCGTTGAGCGCGGCGTCGGAAAGACGTCTCAAGCCTCAGGCAAGGCGTGTCCCGCATCGCGGGCCGCCTGCGCCCAACGGCGGATCGTCGCGCGCAGTCGCCGGTGTGAGGCATCGTCAAGAGGCATGTCACCAGTGAGCGCGAGTGCAGCATCCGATGTCACGTATCCGTGCTCGAACAGCGCGGTACAGAACTCGCGGTCCTTGTCCCGACCAGCAGCCGCCTTCGCGAGGAACAGATCGACAATGCCAAGGCAGTAGCCCACCCGGTCGTTCGTATTGCCGTTCTGGACCCGACGCACGCG
This genomic stretch from Mitsuaria sp. 7 harbors:
- the apaG gene encoding Co2+/Mg2+ efflux protein ApaG, which codes for MAHPHFHCSVTVEPIADQTFPDRNEFAYGYTITIENRGDVSAQLIGRHWTIVDGNGKEQEVHGLAVVGHQPLLQPGERFQYSSWAQIATRHGTMSGRFLCVTDKAEVFHADVPEFLLADSGSLH
- a CDS encoding site-specific recombinase produces the protein MFRRQGWDLTALLNAAQAAHPQAPLAERNLWLVRLIEWLRHAPIKDDRAPAPAAAASTPADEAAPPAAPAATPSAPLPIRRLKYLLRMLERHPEHAMAFAEVIASVWADVDAISLFAEVGFAPRMALWNEFLGRLRRRLLPLSADTRDLSELFELLFPHEADEQWINAVDDELLQRLGLLFAGAPEGDWREEMRAAITVLVSSVRSAGLSGALRVRMDPQLLAKRPFRNLATAWEQVEHALVEHDRAALPGLLQYLRGLLDECRAAVRSVPDHLEEHGVSVDLMFGVEQMQARLRRVEDLLAVLLADHPERELLRLVASLVAVVHERRSIRTLFARHYSLLARKVAERSAETGEHYITRNREEYGDMLRRAGGGGLVIAGTTFMKFAIMAVGLSAFWGGFWAGVNYAASFVLILLLHWTVATKQPAMTAPALADKLRHIDSDAGLQAFVDEVAHLFRSQTAGIIGNLALAAPMVLVVQLAAWLSFGKPLVGVKEAEHVLHSLTVLGPSLFFAAFTGVLLFASSLIAGWVENWFVFHRLDSAIAWNPRIVARLGASRAGRWSRWWRDNISGLTANISLGLMLGLVPALLGFFGLPIEVRHVTLSTGQLAAAAGALGLDVLKHWPFWLCVISILGTGVLNVGVSFFLAFKVALRSRGIRLADQKRVRGAIWARMRRQPMSFLVPPKG
- a CDS encoding murein transglycosylase A, giving the protein MIRGPIRCRTRRWSAALAILGALGAFSAGLAPSPATAAGLPIDPERLLNGEDDTAGRHVLQRERARWVAAAWNELPGWGQDRALEWWPAMLRGCEKPMPGWASICAQARTFKPGGDWDAMVWLMKRLQPYRVESHEGQREGVATGYYEPELAARRQSQGEFRVPLLAPPQDLAQRKPYDTRQQIESNASLSRLSLAWVQDPLDALVMQIQGSGRLRVTERDGRSRWVRLSFAAHNEQPYRSMGQWLIAQGELRATEASWPGIKDWGRRNPQRLKEAMWANPRYVFFREEPLPDLAVGPRGGQGVPLTPGRSIAVDKASIPYGTPVWLDTTEPLSTTPMRRLVMAQDTGTAIVGAVRADYFWGWGEAAETQAGRMKQPLRLWVLWPKGLTR
- a CDS encoding DUF427 domain-containing protein, whose product is MKAIWNGEVIAESDDTVVVEGNHYFPVASLKREFTTFSNHRTSCPWKGQAHYFSLMVHGDMNPDAVWYYPEPSEAAAEIKDRVAFWKGVQVTE
- a CDS encoding GDYXXLXY domain-containing protein; the encoded protein is MSSQDWKAQARAEGLVPAEADVPERPWPVVLLTALGAWLAVPPFLFLFAMLFGGDWDRGPMPYIEGIALIALSVVLLRARAIPLFLEQAAVPLLPTGLVCLGYGLQRDLPHAGAAWIGLAIGAALIVLLKQGWLRGLLGVGMAALAGYLGHLAIEGLAPRAWYEHDGGLSLAAAALLLVEGVLLWALQERLGREARTASAAAALESALKGWWVAVLVMHAVAAGWSFTAVGAFSVGGFMRVVTTELTSARMFLLGASRTLSVLFALAGAWWLLRRWRPTGSAKLLPPLLVLAALSALMPALGGILLVLALMASTRRWRLAALAGVAAVWAIGALYYEWQLPLAHKSLALVVMGAALAAWVRWLAWHPTAPSSDGGTRPTLALRRGAGLLLGAGAVALVLVNVLIASREQLIAEGRPVFVKLAPVDPRSLMQGDYMRLNYDLPSVGWRSRSDPDASLLWGARPRIAVLLDERGIAHSPKLLAPGEAVPAGAQVLELAPKGGQWTFVSDAWFFKEGEVERWQPAKYGEFRVTPEGKGLLVRVVGEDLKPL
- a CDS encoding DUF2157 domain-containing protein, which encodes MSLHEQLYQWTARQGLDATSARRLRALSGVDDPPGDPWTPLRRGAGALAAGLIGFGLILWVAANWDDFGRVMRFGLLQAVLAVNLIAAAVLRPWRAPLALVAFLTLGGLLAFFGQTYQTGADPWQLFALWAALGLPIAWASRSDLAWTPWALVVATGIGLWMETFGGHSWRFDASTVPVHAIGFVAYGVLCVGLAMRPDAATQPWAWRVAVLASVIAISGTALGGLFTKDVAPQYSLGLGVMGVGLVLAWRRGEVYAMSALALAVDTLLVVGLARVVIDAKGDIGGVFLIGLVACGLLAASVSLIMRRMRALEVRA
- a CDS encoding dienelactone hydrolase family protein, whose product is MGQMIDFTRPDGGTTAGYLASAGDGAPGMILIQEWWGLKPHIKEIAERLASAGITTLAPDLYRGRIATTADEASHMMDGLDFVDATTQDLQGALTHLREHLGCGQVGVMGYCMGGALTILAGVNLKDLQAAVCYYGIPPSEFADPAKIAAPFLGHFATRDDWCTPEKVDELEARMKSAGKHPVIHRYVADHAFSNKTRPEVYDEAAAELAWSRTLDFLKQHLA
- a CDS encoding M28 family peptidase, producing the protein MTCHRRRLLPTAAAVWALIASSAFAQTTPASGPASATARAASETAPPPLDPRVAPLLADISAERIESTIRKLAAFGTRHTASDTKSDTRGIGAARRWIERQLKDCSAKTGGRLQVTMDAFIEPAGNRLSAPTELVNVVATLPGASAGTPRERILVVSGHYDSRNSDVMDAQGEAPGANDDASGTAAVMEMACAAARQRFDATLVFMAVPGEEQGLLGARHWARRARAQGLNVEGMITNDIVGSSRGDKGEHDPKRLRLFADGFDPLLRLLVNANANSPANEDEVKTNAAIRAQLQPLAVAGGGEELPTQQFGRHLKAEGERYLPGFRIDLIQRRDRYLRGGDHLPFLERGYAAVRFSEPFEDFRHQHQNLRTEGGVVYGDLPEFVDFGYVADVARVNLAGLATLAWAPSPVKGARIDARELTNDTTLLWTANVDPELAGYRVVWRRSESQAWEGAKDVGDVTKVTLPLSKDNLIFGVQAVSKSGHASLASYPLPLAR